From Neobacillus sp. PS2-9, the proteins below share one genomic window:
- a CDS encoding sn-glycerol-3-phosphate ABC transporter ATP-binding protein UgpC, with protein sequence MAELKLDHIYKIYDNKVTAVQDFNLHIEDKEFIVFVGPSGCGKSTTLRMIAGLEDISKGDFFIDGKRVNDVAPKDRDIAMVFQNYALYPHMTVYDNMAFGLKLRKFPKDEIDRRVKEAAKILGLEAYLTRKPKALSGGQRQRVALGRAIVRDAKVFLMDEPLSNLDAKLRVQMRAEIAKLHRRLDTTTIYVTHDQTEAMTMATRLVVMKDGIIQQVGSPKEVYEKPENVFVGGFIGSPAMNFFNGKLEDGKFVIGKNSIAVPEGKMKFLREQGYVGKSIILGVRPEDIHDEPVFIDASVGTKISATIDVAELTGAELMVYSSLSDQDFVARLDSRADVHPGDTVDLAFDLNKAHFFDADSEFRIRP encoded by the coding sequence GTGGCAGAACTTAAATTAGACCATATTTATAAAATTTATGATAACAAAGTAACAGCAGTTCAAGATTTCAATTTACACATTGAAGACAAGGAATTTATCGTATTCGTTGGACCATCTGGTTGTGGTAAGTCAACAACACTTCGAATGATTGCAGGACTTGAAGATATTTCAAAAGGTGATTTTTTCATTGATGGAAAAAGAGTAAACGATGTAGCTCCAAAGGATCGTGACATCGCGATGGTTTTCCAAAACTACGCTCTTTATCCACACATGACTGTATATGATAACATGGCTTTCGGTTTAAAGCTACGCAAATTCCCTAAGGATGAAATTGACCGTCGTGTCAAAGAAGCAGCAAAAATTCTAGGATTAGAAGCTTACTTAACACGTAAACCAAAAGCTCTTTCAGGTGGTCAGCGTCAGCGTGTTGCTCTAGGACGTGCGATTGTGCGTGATGCAAAAGTATTCTTAATGGACGAACCATTATCAAACCTTGATGCAAAGCTTCGTGTACAAATGCGTGCCGAAATTGCAAAATTACACCGCCGTTTAGATACAACAACTATTTATGTTACTCACGACCAAACAGAAGCCATGACAATGGCGACAAGATTAGTCGTTATGAAAGACGGGATCATTCAGCAAGTAGGTTCACCAAAAGAAGTGTATGAAAAGCCTGAAAATGTGTTCGTAGGTGGTTTCATTGGTTCTCCTGCTATGAACTTCTTTAATGGTAAGCTAGAAGACGGTAAGTTTGTCATTGGAAAAAATTCAATCGCTGTTCCAGAAGGAAAAATGAAATTCCTTCGTGAGCAAGGCTATGTAGGAAAATCAATTATCCTTGGGGTTCGCCCAGAAGATATTCATGATGAGCCAGTATTCATTGATGCCTCTGTAGGTACAAAAATCTCTGCAACAATTGATGTAGCTGAATTAACAGGCGCAGAATTAATGGTTTATTCATCTCTTAGTGACCAAGATTTTGTCGCACGCCTCGATTCTCGTGCAGATGTTCACCCTGGAGATACAGTAGACCTTGCTTTTGATCTAAACAAAGCTCATTTCTTTGATGCTGATTCAGAATTTAGAATCCGCCCATAA
- a CDS encoding YheE family protein, with protein sequence MIMHFQFKALFDNKNIPGWNFSFYYKKQRYTGIYHQTGKVEWTTNTPEQEEIESLTSQIHELMLYHVYE encoded by the coding sequence ATGATTATGCACTTTCAGTTTAAAGCGTTATTTGATAATAAGAATATTCCTGGTTGGAATTTTTCCTTTTACTATAAAAAACAAAGATATACAGGCATATATCATCAGACAGGAAAGGTAGAATGGACAACAAACACTCCTGAACAAGAAGAGATTGAGTCCCTAACGAGCCAAATTCATGAGTTAATGCTTTATCATGTGTACGAATAA
- the fumC gene encoding class II fumarate hydratase, with the protein MEDFRLEKDTLGEVRVPIDKFWGAQTQRSRENFKIGIEKMPLELIYGLTFIKKTAAMVNYRLGKLSEDKQNAINYVCDEILNGTYDEHFPLVVWQTGSGTQSNMNVNEVIAHLGNKWLEEQEILEKIHPNDDVNKSQSSNDTFPAAMHIASYMMITEKLLPTIIELKNSLIEKEQAFAKIVKIGRTHLQDATPLTLGQEISGWRYMLEKNEKMIKEANQYLLDLAVGGTAVGTGINADPQFGQLVAEQLNQLTGYSFRSSENKFHALTSHDEIVFVHGALKALAADLMKIANDVRWLASGPRSGIGEISIPANEPGSSIMPGKVNPTQSEALTMIACQVFGNDATIGFAASQGNFELNVFKPVIIYNLIQSVRLLTDGLRSFNKNCVVGLEANEAVIKEHVERSLMLVTALNPHIGYEKAAEIAKLAFNENSSLREAAIKTGYVTSEQFEEWIKPENMV; encoded by the coding sequence ATGGAGGACTTCCGATTAGAAAAGGATACGCTTGGTGAGGTACGAGTTCCAATTGATAAATTTTGGGGAGCACAAACACAAAGGAGCCGCGAGAACTTCAAAATTGGTATCGAGAAAATGCCCTTAGAACTAATCTATGGGCTCACTTTTATAAAAAAGACAGCAGCAATGGTCAATTATAGGCTAGGAAAGCTCAGTGAAGATAAACAGAACGCAATTAATTATGTATGTGATGAAATCCTTAATGGCACATATGATGAACATTTTCCATTGGTTGTTTGGCAAACAGGTAGTGGTACTCAATCCAACATGAACGTTAATGAGGTAATAGCTCATCTTGGAAACAAGTGGTTAGAAGAGCAAGAAATCCTTGAGAAAATACATCCTAATGATGATGTTAATAAGTCACAAAGTTCTAACGACACCTTCCCAGCAGCCATGCATATTGCATCGTATATGATGATTACCGAGAAACTTTTACCGACAATAATAGAACTGAAAAATTCGTTAATAGAGAAAGAACAAGCTTTTGCAAAGATTGTTAAGATTGGAAGAACCCATTTACAAGACGCAACTCCATTGACACTGGGACAAGAGATTAGCGGCTGGAGATATATGCTTGAGAAAAATGAAAAGATGATTAAGGAAGCAAATCAATATTTACTTGACTTAGCAGTAGGAGGTACGGCAGTAGGTACAGGAATTAATGCGGACCCTCAATTTGGTCAGTTGGTGGCTGAGCAGTTGAATCAACTAACGGGATACTCATTCCGTTCATCAGAAAATAAATTCCATGCATTAACTAGTCATGATGAAATTGTCTTTGTCCATGGAGCCCTAAAAGCTTTAGCTGCCGATTTAATGAAAATTGCCAATGATGTACGATGGCTGGCAAGTGGGCCGAGAAGTGGTATCGGGGAAATCAGCATTCCAGCCAATGAGCCAGGAAGTTCGATTATGCCGGGAAAAGTAAATCCAACTCAGAGTGAGGCCTTAACGATGATTGCATGCCAAGTGTTTGGAAATGATGCAACAATTGGCTTTGCAGCAAGCCAAGGGAATTTTGAATTAAATGTATTTAAGCCAGTTATTATCTATAACTTAATTCAATCAGTCAGGTTGCTGACTGATGGACTCCGATCCTTTAACAAAAATTGTGTGGTGGGGCTAGAAGCAAACGAAGCGGTCATAAAGGAACATGTGGAACGATCACTCATGCTTGTTACAGCTTTAAATCCGCATATCGGCTATGAAAAGGCGGCAGAAATTGCCAAGCTTGCCTTTAATGAAAATAGCTCATTAAGAGAAGCAGCAATAAAAACGGGGTATGTTACATCAGAACAGTTTGAAGAATGGATTAAGCCTGAAAATATGGTATAA
- a CDS encoding YheC/YheD family protein: MRKHYLIEVVDNDQMVVFCPSAILRDTQIKSIAFGSKSVEVDFLQHPDNEETIVMSRRIQKAIQLPSFKVPLHAFIDNQILTIGPLVGIFTAGFTTDPFLPMGDRTTFFAKLLSVNKTVGALPFVFGEQHINWEHGTIEGYFFHQHSWETVDVPFPNVIYDRLPNRRSEGNPKLIMVRDRLQKEYLIPWYNPGFFNKLDIYERLQQDTSVTSYLPETFPFISFSIIEIMLSKYGHIFIKPKNGSLGLGVHQIIYDKLTDDYYIRYQDREGTNRLRKFSTIEKLFNSVFANQSLENMIVQQGIHLLRNEQRSIDFRVHTNKDEFGKWHMTAIAAKIAGAGSVTTHTRSGGEIKTLEEIFTKEECKIYTEKLSTAALMLSSALDQVIEGIIGEIGFDIGIDRNGEVWLFEANSKPGRSIFSHPELEEFDLLTRKLSIAFAVFLTEQSLLHPEELFK; this comes from the coding sequence ATGAGAAAACATTATCTCATTGAGGTAGTTGATAATGACCAAATGGTTGTTTTTTGTCCATCAGCTATACTTCGAGACACACAAATAAAAAGTATTGCTTTTGGTTCAAAATCTGTGGAGGTTGATTTTCTACAACATCCAGACAATGAAGAGACAATCGTAATGAGTCGGAGAATTCAAAAAGCCATTCAGCTTCCCTCCTTTAAGGTTCCCCTTCATGCGTTCATAGACAATCAAATCCTCACCATCGGTCCACTTGTGGGCATATTTACGGCAGGTTTTACAACTGATCCATTCCTTCCAATGGGTGACAGGACGACTTTTTTTGCAAAACTGCTCTCTGTTAATAAAACCGTAGGTGCCCTGCCTTTTGTCTTTGGAGAGCAGCATATTAATTGGGAACATGGAACGATTGAGGGGTATTTTTTTCATCAACATTCATGGGAAACAGTGGATGTGCCGTTTCCAAATGTAATTTATGACCGACTTCCCAATCGGAGAAGTGAAGGAAATCCAAAACTAATTATGGTTAGGGACAGATTGCAAAAGGAATATCTCATTCCGTGGTACAATCCAGGATTCTTTAATAAGCTTGATATTTACGAGCGACTTCAACAGGACACATCTGTGACAAGCTATCTTCCTGAAACCTTTCCTTTTATCTCATTTTCTATTATTGAAATCATGTTATCCAAATATGGTCATATTTTTATAAAGCCCAAAAATGGTAGCCTAGGGTTAGGTGTTCATCAAATTATTTATGACAAATTAACTGACGATTATTATATTCGATATCAGGACAGAGAAGGAACAAACCGCTTGCGCAAATTCTCTACTATTGAAAAACTATTCAACTCTGTTTTTGCGAATCAATCGCTTGAAAACATGATAGTTCAACAAGGAATTCACTTGCTCAGAAACGAACAGCGTTCTATAGACTTTCGTGTTCATACGAATAAAGATGAATTTGGGAAATGGCATATGACCGCGATTGCTGCAAAAATTGCTGGTGCGGGCAGCGTGACAACACATACCAGGAGTGGTGGAGAAATTAAAACACTGGAAGAGATTTTTACGAAAGAAGAATGCAAGATATACACAGAAAAGTTGTCTACAGCAGCTCTGATGCTCAGTTCGGCTCTTGATCAAGTAATTGAAGGAATTATTGGTGAGATTGGATTTGATATAGGGATTGATCGTAATGGAGAGGTTTGGCTTTTTGAAGCAAATTCAAAACCAGGCCGTTCCATTTTTAGTCATCCTGAATTAGAAGAGTTTGATTTGCTAACCCGTAAGCTTTCGATTGCATTCGCCGTTTTTCTTACCGAGCAATCTTTGTTACACCCTGAGGAACTTTTCAAATGA
- a CDS encoding ABC transporter ATP-binding protein, with translation MTTGRRLVKYALGYKKIIVAALFMLTISVVTDLAGPFIAKNIIDQHILGIESTWYETKEGKKAVKFNGKYYIREKYHTSNQEIGKPIRILQVNSTFVFVDQKLKFDGKRSLKGEKLTIQKGNNKAEYQVEILTGSELLAFYQPEIPSIFQLLALYFGLLVLSAIFQYGERFFLKKSANRIIQKMREDVFGQIQRLPIQYFDTFPAGKVVARITNDTEAIRELYVTVLATFFTSAIYITGIYAALFILNVKLAAICLLLLPILYAWTIIYRKYAAKYNRVIRSRNSDINAMINESIQGMSIIQAFSRERDTKEEFGKLNQEHFHYQNKLLSLNSLTSHNLVGILRNLVFVAFIWYFGAQALLPANVISLGVLYAFVDYINRLFQPVQGIVNQLANLEQALVAGERVFKLMDEPGEDVSNVRTDRFKGNVKFDHVSFGYKEGEYVLKSIDFEATHGETIALVGHTGSGKSSIMNLLFRFYDVQKGQITIDGKDIKTIPRQTIRNHMGIVLQDPYLFTGTIASNVSLNDPSISRETVEKALRDVGADKVFRNLEHGFDEPVIEKGSTLSSGQRQLISFARALAFNPAILILDEATSSIDTETEALIQEAMDVLKKGRTTFIIAHRLSTIRNADQILVLDRGVIVEKGNHEELMASKGKYYQMYQLQQGSSELAG, from the coding sequence ATGACAACAGGACGTCGTTTAGTTAAATATGCTTTGGGTTATAAGAAAATTATTGTTGCTGCATTGTTCATGCTGACCATCTCGGTTGTAACTGATTTGGCTGGACCGTTTATTGCAAAAAATATCATTGATCAGCATATTTTAGGGATTGAGTCCACTTGGTATGAAACAAAAGAGGGCAAAAAGGCTGTCAAATTTAATGGGAAATATTATATAAGAGAGAAATATCACACTAGCAATCAAGAAATAGGGAAACCCATTCGTATTTTGCAGGTGAATTCAACATTTGTATTCGTAGACCAAAAGCTTAAATTCGATGGAAAAAGAAGCTTAAAGGGAGAAAAGCTAACTATTCAAAAAGGAAACAATAAGGCTGAATATCAGGTGGAAATCCTGACTGGCTCAGAATTATTAGCATTTTATCAGCCAGAAATTCCGAGTATCTTTCAACTATTAGCTCTCTATTTTGGTCTTTTAGTACTGTCAGCCATTTTTCAATATGGGGAACGGTTTTTCTTGAAAAAGTCAGCTAACCGTATTATTCAAAAGATGCGTGAGGATGTTTTTGGACAGATTCAACGATTACCTATTCAATACTTTGATACCTTTCCCGCCGGTAAAGTGGTGGCACGGATCACAAATGATACAGAAGCAATAAGAGAGCTTTACGTCACAGTTTTAGCCACATTTTTTACAAGTGCCATTTATATTACAGGGATTTATGCAGCTTTGTTCATTCTAAATGTAAAACTTGCTGCGATTTGTTTATTATTATTACCTATCTTATATGCTTGGACTATTATTTACAGAAAGTATGCAGCGAAATATAACCGTGTCATACGATCAAGAAACAGTGATATAAATGCGATGATTAATGAATCAATCCAGGGAATGAGCATTATTCAAGCATTTAGCAGAGAAAGGGATACAAAAGAAGAGTTTGGAAAGCTTAACCAGGAACATTTTCACTATCAAAATAAATTATTAAGCTTGAATAGCTTAACATCACATAATTTAGTCGGGATTTTAAGGAATTTAGTATTTGTAGCCTTCATCTGGTATTTTGGTGCACAAGCACTACTCCCAGCTAACGTTATTTCCTTAGGGGTGCTATATGCTTTTGTCGATTACATTAATCGTTTGTTTCAGCCGGTTCAAGGGATTGTCAATCAATTAGCTAACTTAGAACAGGCATTAGTTGCAGGTGAACGGGTGTTTAAATTAATGGATGAACCTGGGGAAGATGTTAGCAATGTGAGAACTGACCGCTTTAAAGGAAATGTAAAGTTTGATCATGTTTCTTTTGGTTATAAAGAAGGGGAATATGTATTAAAGAGCATTGACTTTGAGGCGACCCATGGTGAAACGATTGCTTTAGTAGGTCATACTGGTTCCGGAAAAAGCTCCATTATGAACTTACTTTTCCGCTTTTATGATGTTCAGAAAGGGCAGATAACCATTGATGGAAAGGATATTAAAACTATTCCTCGCCAAACCATTAGGAACCATATGGGGATTGTCTTGCAGGACCCTTACTTGTTTACCGGAACTATTGCTTCAAACGTAAGCCTAAACGATCCTTCCATTTCAAGGGAAACGGTGGAAAAAGCACTTAGAGATGTTGGGGCGGATAAAGTGTTTAGAAACCTGGAACATGGTTTTGATGAACCAGTGATTGAAAAGGGAAGTACTCTCTCAAGTGGACAGCGGCAGTTAATATCCTTTGCCAGGGCTTTAGCATTTAATCCCGCCATCCTTATCCTTGATGAGGCGACTTCAAGTATTGATACTGAAACAGAAGCACTCATTCAAGAAGCAATGGATGTCCTTAAGAAGGGAAGAACCACTTTTATCATTGCTCACCGATTATCAACTATTCGGAATGCAGACCAAATTTTGGTGTTAGACAGAGGGGTTATTGTGGAGAAAGGCAATCATGAGGAGCTTATGGCCAGTAAAGGTAAATATTATCAGATGTATCAACTTCAGCAGGGAAGTTCAGAATTAGCTGGATAA
- a CDS encoding alpha/beta-type small acid-soluble spore protein: MASNNNSNQLLVPGVEQALSQMKYEIASEFGVNLGADTTSRANGSVGGEITKRLVAMAESQLGGGFQR, translated from the coding sequence ATGGCAAGTAACAACAACTCTAATCAACTTTTAGTACCAGGCGTAGAGCAAGCATTAAGTCAAATGAAGTATGAAATCGCATCTGAATTTGGTGTAAACCTTGGTGCAGATACTACTTCACGTGCTAACGGATCTGTAGGTGGAGAAATCACTAAGCGTCTAGTTGCAATGGCTGAGTCTCAACTTGGCGGCGGGTTCCAACGCTAA
- a CDS encoding YheC/YheD family protein gives MITLGIMTLTMDSEQSYINDIARHAKECQMEIFRFSPSQIDPLTLMVNGRKYQPIDQSWVECECPIPTIIYDRCFYGDDDHSKQCMPIVSWLKSRQEITFLGYGLPNKLELYHSLKETLLSSYLPVSQAVSEPSLIIQKLSSIQRIILKPVNGSQGYGIYYLKRNDKTYQVKTEKNKEIITRIFPNETKLLLWLNTLLKKHKYLLQPYLELTNNELQPFDIRVLLQKNEKGGWVEGGRGVRVGSTGGILSNLSAGGSVFPFNTWLKTLPTITAEYIRQELNYILTNLPSILEQEFMPLFEIGVDIGVAKNGGLWILDMNSKPGRKVLLQTQPNVQDVLSRAPLLYGKYLSQSEETERKIYYEKTLSH, from the coding sequence CGATATAGCTCGTCATGCGAAAGAATGCCAAATGGAGATTTTCCGGTTCTCTCCATCCCAGATTGATCCACTCACGCTTATGGTTAACGGGAGAAAATATCAACCAATAGACCAATCCTGGGTCGAATGTGAATGTCCGATTCCCACCATTATTTATGATCGATGTTTTTACGGAGATGATGACCATTCCAAACAATGCATGCCAATTGTCTCCTGGCTAAAAAGCAGACAGGAGATTACTTTTTTAGGATATGGATTACCAAATAAACTTGAATTATATCATTCATTGAAAGAAACACTTCTATCTTCCTACCTTCCTGTAAGTCAAGCCGTATCAGAACCATCCCTAATCATACAAAAATTATCTTCCATTCAAAGAATTATTTTAAAGCCAGTTAACGGGTCACAAGGGTACGGTATTTATTACTTGAAGAGGAATGACAAAACCTATCAAGTAAAAACAGAAAAGAACAAAGAAATTATTACGCGTATTTTTCCAAATGAAACGAAACTTCTTCTTTGGCTAAACACATTGCTAAAAAAGCATAAGTATCTACTACAACCATACCTAGAGTTAACCAATAATGAATTACAACCATTTGATATACGTGTTCTTCTTCAAAAAAATGAAAAAGGGGGTTGGGTTGAAGGTGGTAGAGGGGTCCGTGTAGGCAGTACTGGGGGAATCTTATCAAACTTAAGTGCCGGTGGCTCGGTGTTCCCTTTTAATACTTGGCTAAAAACGTTACCCACTATAACTGCCGAGTATATCCGCCAAGAATTAAATTATATTCTTACGAACCTCCCATCCATTTTAGAACAAGAATTTATGCCTTTATTTGAAATTGGAGTAGATATAGGCGTGGCAAAAAATGGAGGGTTATGGATTCTTGATATGAATTCAAAACCAGGAAGAAAAGTTCTTTTACAAACCCAACCAAATGTTCAAGATGTACTCTCGCGCGCTCCCCTTCTTTATGGAAAATACCTTTCTCAGTCGGAAGAAACAGAAAGGAAGATCTATTATGAGAAAACATTATCTCATTGA
- a CDS encoding helix-turn-helix domain-containing protein — MLKKLLLLYENSILFTEKPKNPSDQLYVFFNDIGDEWIGIPKNEISDKELTLLKTIYTFVDYQADLVPSTAKGWYDFLLLDGPPPIFPSDSYFRLIQFHINDSDASQIEMESALKGFFTEEVNIIWESSRRGIVIEEKKQVSLSEEELISMSETLESDFYVKTSFFIGKFHPISEQLRLRFLQEKEYFSFGMSYLGTHDIFTFEHIFPAYLAAHLPMELKNKCIQGISEVFTEDQDLFSTIKVFLESNLNASLTAKKLYIHRNTLQYRIDKFHDKTGIGLKDFYGAFTVFLACLLFEQNHKK, encoded by the coding sequence ATGCTAAAAAAATTATTGTTACTTTATGAGAATTCGATTTTGTTCACTGAAAAACCAAAAAATCCATCAGACCAATTATATGTTTTTTTTAATGACATTGGAGATGAATGGATTGGAATCCCCAAGAATGAGATCAGTGATAAGGAATTAACCCTTTTAAAAACGATCTATACATTTGTTGATTATCAAGCAGACTTGGTCCCATCAACCGCTAAGGGATGGTACGATTTTTTATTGTTAGACGGGCCTCCTCCCATATTCCCATCTGATAGCTATTTTCGATTAATTCAGTTTCATATTAACGATAGCGATGCCAGTCAGATAGAAATGGAATCGGCTTTAAAAGGTTTTTTCACGGAAGAGGTCAACATCATCTGGGAAAGCAGCCGGCGAGGAATTGTCATAGAAGAAAAGAAACAAGTATCTTTATCAGAAGAAGAATTAATATCCATGTCTGAAACATTGGAAAGTGATTTTTATGTAAAAACTTCTTTCTTCATTGGGAAATTCCATCCCATTTCAGAGCAACTCCGGTTAAGATTTCTTCAGGAGAAGGAATATTTTTCTTTTGGAATGTCCTATTTAGGAACACATGATATTTTTACTTTTGAACATATATTTCCAGCGTATTTAGCTGCCCACTTGCCAATGGAATTAAAGAATAAATGCATTCAAGGAATCTCAGAAGTATTTACTGAGGACCAAGACTTGTTTTCGACTATAAAAGTTTTTCTAGAAAGCAATTTAAATGCGAGTTTGACGGCAAAAAAATTGTATATTCACAGGAATACGCTCCAATATCGTATCGATAAATTTCACGATAAAACAGGGATAGGTTTAAAGGATTTTTATGGAGCCTTTACGGTTTTCTTAGCCTGTCTACTTTTTGAACAAAACCATAAAAAATAA
- a CDS encoding NAD(P)H-binding protein produces the protein MNICLLGATGRVGSVILENALEHKLSVKVLVRDRSKLQVTSDGLTVREGNVLNEKDLALTMMGSTVVISTLNTDKSTTLSESMPLIIKQMKHHGIKRIITVGTAGILQARSAPHLYRFQSLESKRTSTRDAEEHLKAYLLLKDSGLEWTIVCPTYLPIGVRVGQYRYEQDFLPENPSSISIYDTGDFTFQQLFSNEFIGARVGLTY, from the coding sequence GTGAACATTTGCCTTTTAGGTGCAACAGGTAGAGTTGGATCTGTAATTCTAGAGAATGCCCTGGAACACAAGTTATCTGTAAAAGTACTCGTTAGAGACCGATCTAAATTACAAGTAACGTCTGATGGCCTTACTGTGAGGGAAGGAAATGTTTTAAATGAGAAGGATCTTGCCTTAACCATGATGGGAAGTACCGTGGTTATAAGTACACTGAATACAGATAAAAGTACAACTCTTTCAGAATCGATGCCACTAATTATTAAACAAATGAAGCACCATGGAATTAAGCGAATAATTACAGTTGGTACTGCTGGAATTCTTCAAGCACGGTCTGCTCCACATCTCTACCGCTTTCAATCTTTGGAGTCCAAGCGAACGAGCACACGGGATGCAGAAGAACATTTGAAGGCATATTTATTACTCAAGGATTCCGGCCTTGAGTGGACCATTGTCTGCCCTACTTATTTACCCATAGGAGTAAGGGTAGGACAGTACAGGTATGAACAGGACTTCCTTCCGGAGAATCCATCTTCCATTTCGATTTATGACACTGGGGATTTCACCTTTCAACAGCTGTTTTCCAATGAATTTATAGGAGCTAGAGTGGGATTAACCTATTAA
- a CDS encoding YheC/YheD family protein: protein MISKNERPLIGIMTAKKANGTLAGNGLLFIELQKKLISLNGISFVFTPEDVEDERIIGYSYSLEKKCWRKETFPYPDLVYNRIPFRKSEQDVPSQRIFSRLKEKKIPYFNPGFIDKYELYELLKNHDVLHRFLPQTKQVNHRQELAFFLNKHTSIYLKPAQSAKGKGIFRLNRIGPEQLQFESIQMTENFRSLDDFWEKWSKELLDKNYLAQEEIQSAKYEGARFDFRILAHAEYDTYILTGVGIRQSHKQVITTHIPSGGKLLPYKLLQSEEHDQFFQLIVPYIGNALSTKFGYFGEFSIDACISEDGKYYIFEVNSKPMSFDEPHIEDRKIEQLCRLFLQLIKN from the coding sequence ATGATTTCTAAAAATGAACGTCCACTGATTGGAATTATGACTGCAAAAAAAGCAAATGGAACGTTAGCCGGTAATGGACTCCTCTTTATAGAATTACAAAAAAAGCTTATTTCATTAAACGGAATAAGCTTTGTTTTTACTCCAGAGGATGTAGAAGATGAACGAATCATTGGCTATTCCTACTCCCTTGAAAAAAAGTGCTGGAGAAAAGAAACATTCCCCTATCCAGATCTAGTTTATAATCGCATTCCCTTTCGAAAATCAGAACAAGACGTACCAAGTCAAAGAATTTTTTCTAGGTTAAAAGAAAAAAAGATTCCGTATTTTAATCCTGGTTTTATCGATAAGTATGAGCTCTATGAACTGTTAAAAAATCATGATGTCCTTCACCGCTTCCTACCACAAACAAAACAGGTCAATCACAGGCAAGAATTGGCTTTCTTTCTAAACAAACATACAAGCATTTATTTAAAACCAGCACAATCAGCTAAAGGTAAAGGCATATTTCGCTTAAATCGGATTGGCCCGGAACAACTCCAGTTTGAATCCATTCAAATGACTGAAAACTTTCGTTCCTTAGATGACTTTTGGGAGAAATGGAGTAAGGAACTGCTCGACAAAAACTATTTGGCACAAGAAGAAATACAATCTGCAAAATATGAAGGGGCCCGATTTGATTTTCGTATTCTAGCCCATGCAGAATATGATACCTATATTCTTACTGGAGTTGGTATTAGGCAATCCCACAAACAAGTCATCACCACGCATATACCATCTGGAGGAAAACTCCTTCCATATAAGCTACTGCAATCAGAGGAACATGATCAATTCTTTCAACTGATTGTCCCTTATATCGGCAACGCATTATCAACCAAGTTTGGCTATTTCGGTGAATTTTCTATTGATGCCTGTATTAGTGAAGATGGTAAGTATTATATCTTTGAGGTAAACTCGAAACCGATGAGTTTCGATGAACCCCATATTGAAGATAGAAAAATAGAGCAGCTTTGCCGCCTATTTCTACAGTTGATAAAAAATTAA